Part of the Verrucomicrobiota bacterium genome, ACGTAGATGACCTTGTTGAGTCGATCCCGCATCAAATAGACGCCGGGACGGTGAGGGACGTCTCGCAGGCGGGCTTTGAAGTCTGTTTTTTCGGGTTTCAGGGTGCCGGAGGCTTACAGGGACAGTTTACGAGTTCGACCCGCTGCGGGTCAATTCTGGGGAGGGAGGAATCGCAAGCGCCCCCAGGCCAAGGCAGGGGGAGTGGGAGAGGGGGGACAGGTGCGGAGAGCCCCGGGGAATGAAATTCGGTTTTTTCATTATGGAGATTTGAAGCTTTTACGGACTTTCCCGTCCTAGGAGCGCTCTTGCCTTTGCATGGCCCGGCCGACGGGGTAGACTAGGGGCGTTTTCCATATGAAGTGCTTTTCCACGATCCTGTTCTCGTTCCTGCTGCTGGCCTCGGCCTCGGCGCAGCTTCCCGAGACCCTGACCCAGCCAACGGGTGAGCCTCTCGATTGGATCGCTTTTCGCGATTACCTCCAGCAAGGCGGCATCATGATGTATCCGCTGGCGGCCCTTTCCTTTTTCGTGGTCCTGCTGGTTTTTTTCTACTTTTTCACCATCCGCAAAGGCACGGTGGTGACCAATCGATTCATGAACCAAGCGGAGTCCCTCCTCCGCTCCCGCGACTACCTGGGGCTGATCGCGGTTTGCTCCCGCAGCAACCAGGCGATTTCCCACGTTATGAACAAGACGCTGGATTTTGTGACCAAGAATCCGGAGACCGATTTCGACGAAGCCCGGGAGGTGGCGGAGGCCGAGGGAACGCGCCAAGCGGGCTTGCTCAACCAGCGCATCACCTACTTGAACGACATTGGGTCGATCGCGCCCATGGTCGGTCTCTTGGGAACGGTGCTCGGGATGATCAAGAGCTTCAATGAGATCGCGGAGACGGCCCAGATCGGTGCCCGTCAGATGGACTTTGCCGGGGGGGTGTCCGAGGCGCTCATCACGACGGCCAGTGGCTTGGTGGTGGGGATCCCGGCGCTCGTCTTTTATTCCTACTTCCGAGGCCGGGTTCAAAGCTATGTCTCGGAGCTGGAGGCGGCTGCCACCCATTTGATGGCGCTTTTCTCTGCGCAGCAAAAGCGCGGCGGGGCGGTGCAAGGCTTCTCGCCCGAAGGCCATCCCGATGAGGCCTATGGCCGCTATGCCTTGGGTCGCGAGCGACGCGACCCCCAAGGACTCTAAGACGAGCCTCCCCTGATGAAGTTCCGGAGCACCGTCCAGTCCGAGAAGGCGACTTTCCAGTTGGCCCCCATGGTCGACATCGTCTTTCTGCTGCTGATTTTTTTCATTGTGACGTGGAGCTTTGTTCGCTTTGAAACCGAGTTGGAGGTTTCGGTGCCGGCCGCGGAGGAGGGGGAGGACCCGGAGCGGACGGTGGGCGAGATCATCATCAATGTGCGGGCCGATGGCACCATCGTGCTGGAAGGGCAAAGCTTGAGCGAGGACCAGTTGCTGGAGCGCTTGGTCAGCATTGCGGCGGTCTTTCAGGACCAAGCGGTCATTCTCCGGGGCGACCGCCAGACGGCTTACGAGGACGTGGTGAGAATTCTCGACATTTGCGCCAAGGCCAAGATATGGAATGTGGCCTTTGCCACCGAGCGCCCGGAATCAGGATGAAAACACGAACGATCATTTGGCTGCTAGCGATCGGTCTGGTGGGGCAGGTTCTGGCTCAGGACGAGATCGAGATCCGACCGGCCCGTCCGGTCACGCCTCCGGCCGTCCCGGCTCGCCCCGTGGCGCCGGATGCCAACCAACCGCTCTTCGATCTCGCGAACCTGGCCTTCCGCCAGAGCGACTTCGAGATCGCCTCTCGCAAGTATGAGGGCTACCTCCGCCAGGGGCAGACGCACCCGAACGCCCGGATCGCCATTTTCCGTTTGGCGGAGTGTTGGTTGCAGATGGGCTTGGCGGACAAGGCGGCCAATGGCTACCACGCGCTCATCAAACGCTACCGCTCAGGAGCCTACATTTCCGAGGCGGCCTTCCGCTTGGCGGTCATGCATTACAATGAGGAACAGCACGCGGACGCGGAACGTCTCTTTGGCTTGGCGC contains:
- a CDS encoding biopolymer transporter ExbD, whose product is MKFRSTVQSEKATFQLAPMVDIVFLLLIFFIVTWSFVRFETELEVSVPAAEEGEDPERTVGEIIINVRADGTIVLEGQSLSEDQLLERLVSIAAVFQDQAVILRGDRQTAYEDVVRILDICAKAKIWNVAFATERPESG
- a CDS encoding MotA/TolQ/ExbB proton channel family protein, with the protein product MKCFSTILFSFLLLASASAQLPETLTQPTGEPLDWIAFRDYLQQGGIMMYPLAALSFFVVLLVFFYFFTIRKGTVVTNRFMNQAESLLRSRDYLGLIAVCSRSNQAISHVMNKTLDFVTKNPETDFDEAREVAEAEGTRQAGLLNQRITYLNDIGSIAPMVGLLGTVLGMIKSFNEIAETAQIGARQMDFAGGVSEALITTASGLVVGIPALVFYSYFRGRVQSYVSELEAAATHLMALFSAQQKRGGAVQGFSPEGHPDEAYGRYALGRERRDPQGL